A window of Pseudomonas monteilii contains these coding sequences:
- a CDS encoding histidine kinase, which yields MNQENQGLDFSTVIASTVHDMKNSLAALIQAHGQWVARMPEDLRTGAEHGVIEHEFAHLNSMLVQLLGLYKLGVNQLPVCPDYHELDDFIEAQLALHQDVLVQRNIQASWRVDAFSPLGFFDRELVASVVGNMIDNAVRHAGHALLLTIDEEDEQLVISINDDGPGYPQAMLDRQKEFIQGIEPSSGSTGLGLYFASRIAALHGRDGIQGRIEISNGGALGGGVFRLFLP from the coding sequence ATGAATCAGGAAAACCAGGGGCTGGATTTCTCCACGGTGATCGCCTCCACCGTACACGACATGAAGAACTCCCTGGCCGCACTGATCCAGGCCCATGGCCAGTGGGTCGCGCGAATGCCCGAGGACCTGCGCACCGGTGCCGAACACGGCGTGATCGAGCACGAGTTCGCCCACCTCAACAGCATGCTGGTGCAGTTGCTGGGGCTGTACAAGCTGGGGGTCAACCAGCTGCCGGTGTGCCCGGACTACCACGAGCTGGATGACTTCATCGAGGCGCAGCTGGCCCTGCACCAGGACGTGCTGGTGCAACGCAACATCCAGGCCTCGTGGCGTGTGGATGCCTTCAGCCCGCTGGGGTTCTTCGACCGCGAACTGGTCGCGTCGGTGGTGGGCAACATGATCGACAACGCCGTTCGGCATGCCGGCCATGCCTTGCTGCTGACCATCGACGAGGAAGACGAGCAGCTGGTCATCAGCATCAATGACGATGGCCCGGGCTACCCGCAGGCCATGCTCGATCGCCAGAAGGAGTTCATCCAGGGCATCGAGCCGAGCAGCGGCAGTACGGGCCTTGGGCTGTACTTCGCCTCGCGTATCGCGGCGTTGCACGGGCGCGACGGTATCCAGGGGCGTATCGAGATCTCCAACGGCGGTGCGTTGGGCGGTGGCGTGTTCCGCCTGTTCCTGCCCTAG
- a CDS encoding cell envelope biogenesis protein OmpA, translated as MFNMQRLVIAVTAAAVMSGCASQNPYTDQGQASGGVSKTAKYGGLGALAGAVAGAAIDHNHRGKGALIGAAAVGAAAAGYGYYADRQEAALRESMANTGVEVQREGDQIKLIMPGNITFATDSASISPSFYKPLNDLAGSFKQFNQNTIEVVGFTDSTGSRQHNMDLSQRRAQAVSSYLTSQGVDPSRVSARGLGPDQPIASNADTNGRAQNRRVEVNLKPIPGQDYQQQGQQ; from the coding sequence ATGTTCAACATGCAGCGTCTTGTCATCGCAGTCACGGCGGCCGCCGTGATGTCCGGTTGCGCCAGCCAGAACCCTTACACCGACCAGGGCCAGGCGTCGGGTGGCGTGAGCAAGACGGCCAAGTACGGCGGACTCGGCGCACTGGCAGGCGCCGTGGCAGGCGCGGCCATCGACCACAATCACCGGGGCAAGGGTGCGTTGATCGGCGCGGCGGCCGTGGGCGCGGCAGCGGCGGGCTACGGCTATTACGCCGATCGCCAGGAAGCCGCCTTGCGCGAAAGCATGGCCAACACGGGCGTCGAAGTGCAGCGCGAGGGCGATCAGATCAAGCTGATCATGCCGGGCAACATCACCTTCGCCACCGATTCGGCGAGCATCTCGCCCAGTTTCTACAAGCCGCTCAATGACCTGGCTGGCTCGTTCAAGCAGTTCAACCAGAACACCATCGAAGTCGTCGGTTTCACCGACAGCACCGGCAGCCGTCAACACAACATGGATCTGTCCCAGCGCCGCGCCCAGGCGGTCAGCAGCTACCTGACGTCGCAAGGGGTGGATCCTTCCCGCGTCTCGGCACGCGGCCTGGGGCCAGACCAGCCGATCGCCAGCAACGCCGACACCAACGGTCGCGCGCAGAACCGCCGCGTCGAAGTGAACCTCAAGCCCATTCCCGGCCAGGACTACCAGCAGCAAGGGCAGCAGTAA
- a CDS encoding phosphate acetyltransferase yields MQTFFIAPTDFGVGLTSISLGLVRVLERAGLKVGFFKPIAQPHPGDTGPERSTELVARTHGIKPPTPLSLSHVERMLGDGQLDELLEQIIRLYQQACVDNDVVVVEGMVPTRHASYAARVNLHLAKSLDAEVILVSAAEHEALSELSGRVELQAQLFGGPRDPKVLGVILNKVRSEESMPAFASRLREHLPLLRGDDFRLLGCIPYQAELNAPRTRDVAELLGAQVLNAGDYEQRRMNTTIICARTVANTVPLLKPGTLVVTPGDRDDIILAVSLAAINGVPLAGLLLTSDSKPDPRILGLCQGALQAGLPLLSVGTGSFETANQLHQLNREIPVDDRERAEVITDFVASHLDAAWLHQRCGTPRELRLSPAVFRYQLIQRARQVDKRIVLPEGAEPLTIQAAAICQERGIARCVLLAKPEEVQAVAQAQGIVLPPGLEILDPDRIRAQYVEPMVRLRKSKSLNAPMAEQQLEDPVVIGTMMLALDEVDGLVSGLVHSTANTIRPALQLIKTAPGNSLVSSVYFMLFPEQVLVYGDCMMNPHPDADELAQIARQSAASAQAFGIAPRVAMLSYSSDQAVTDDEVAKVREATRLAQQEQASLVIDGPLQYDAAANPAIARQLAPDSPVAGRATVFVFPDLNTGNTTHKAVQRSADCVSLGPMLQGLRKPVNDLPRGAQVDDIVHTIALTAIQASTV; encoded by the coding sequence ATGCAGACATTCTTCATCGCGCCGACCGATTTCGGTGTCGGCCTGACGTCCATCAGCCTGGGACTGGTCCGTGTGCTGGAGCGCGCGGGCCTGAAGGTAGGCTTCTTCAAGCCGATCGCCCAGCCCCACCCGGGCGACACCGGCCCGGAGCGCTCCACCGAACTGGTCGCCCGCACCCACGGGATCAAGCCGCCCACGCCCCTGAGCCTGTCGCATGTGGAGCGCATGCTCGGCGACGGGCAGCTGGACGAACTGCTCGAACAGATCATTCGCCTGTACCAGCAGGCCTGCGTCGACAATGACGTGGTGGTGGTCGAAGGCATGGTGCCGACACGCCATGCCAGCTATGCGGCGCGGGTCAACCTGCACCTGGCCAAGAGCCTCGACGCCGAGGTGATCCTGGTGTCGGCCGCCGAGCACGAGGCGCTCAGCGAGCTCTCCGGCCGCGTGGAATTGCAGGCGCAGCTGTTCGGCGGCCCACGCGACCCCAAGGTGCTGGGGGTGATCCTGAACAAGGTGCGCAGCGAAGAGAGCATGCCCGCCTTCGCTAGCCGCTTGCGCGAGCATCTGCCGCTGCTGCGCGGGGACGATTTCCGGCTGCTCGGCTGCATCCCCTACCAGGCCGAGCTGAACGCGCCGCGTACCCGCGATGTGGCCGAACTGCTCGGCGCCCAGGTGCTCAATGCCGGCGACTACGAGCAGCGGCGCATGAACACCACGATCATCTGCGCACGCACCGTGGCCAATACGGTGCCTTTGCTCAAGCCGGGCACGCTGGTGGTGACCCCAGGCGATCGCGACGACATCATCCTGGCGGTGAGCTTGGCAGCGATCAATGGCGTGCCGCTGGCAGGCCTGTTACTGACCAGCGACAGCAAGCCCGATCCCCGGATCCTGGGGCTGTGCCAGGGGGCCTTGCAGGCCGGGTTGCCGCTGCTGTCGGTCGGCACCGGCTCGTTCGAGACGGCCAATCAGTTGCACCAGCTGAACCGGGAAATTCCGGTGGATGACCGGGAGCGTGCGGAAGTCATCACCGACTTCGTCGCCAGCCACCTGGATGCCGCCTGGCTGCATCAACGCTGCGGCACACCGCGGGAGCTGCGCCTGTCGCCGGCGGTGTTCCGCTACCAGCTGATCCAGCGCGCCCGCCAGGTCGACAAGCGCATCGTCCTGCCGGAGGGCGCCGAGCCGCTGACCATCCAGGCTGCGGCCATCTGCCAGGAGCGAGGCATTGCGCGCTGCGTGCTGCTGGCCAAGCCCGAGGAGGTCCAGGCCGTCGCCCAGGCCCAGGGCATCGTGCTGCCGCCAGGGCTGGAGATTCTCGACCCGGACCGGATCCGTGCCCAGTACGTCGAACCGATGGTGCGCCTGCGCAAGAGCAAGAGCCTCAACGCCCCGATGGCCGAGCAGCAGCTGGAAGACCCGGTAGTGATCGGGACCATGATGCTGGCGCTGGACGAGGTCGATGGGCTGGTGTCGGGGCTGGTGCACTCGACCGCCAACACCATCCGCCCGGCCTTGCAGCTGATCAAGACCGCACCGGGCAACAGCCTGGTGTCGTCGGTGTACTTCATGCTGTTCCCCGAGCAGGTGCTGGTCTACGGCGACTGCATGATGAACCCGCACCCTGACGCGGACGAGCTGGCGCAGATCGCCCGGCAGAGTGCGGCGTCGGCGCAGGCTTTCGGCATCGCGCCACGGGTGGCGATGCTCAGCTACTCCAGCGACCAGGCGGTGACCGACGATGAGGTGGCGAAGGTGCGCGAAGCCACGCGCCTGGCGCAGCAGGAGCAGGCGTCCCTGGTGATCGATGGCCCTCTGCAGTACGACGCGGCGGCCAATCCGGCCATCGCACGACAGCTGGCCCCCGACAGCCCGGTAGCAGGGCGTGCCACGGTGTTCGTGTTCCCCGACCTCAACACGGGCAACACCACGCACAAGGCCGTGCAGCGCAGTGCCGATTGCGTGAGCCTGGGCCCGATGCTGCAAGGGCTGCGCAAGCCGGTGAACGATTTGCCGCGAGGTGCGCAGGTGGATGACATCGTCCATACCATTGCCCTGACGGCGATTCAGGCGAGTACGGTCTGA
- a CDS encoding peptidylprolyl isomerase: MLIAANKAVSIDYTLTNDAGEVIDSSAGGAPLVYLHGASNIIPGLEKALEGKQAGDELNVAVEPEDAYGEYMAELVSTLNRSMFEGVDQLEVGMQFHASAPDGQMQIVTIRDLDGDDVTVDGNHPLAGQRLNFKVKVVDVRDATEEEIAHRHIHGEGGHQH, from the coding sequence ATGCTGATTGCCGCCAACAAGGCTGTCTCGATCGACTATACCCTGACCAACGACGCCGGGGAGGTCATCGACAGCTCCGCCGGTGGTGCGCCGCTGGTCTACCTGCACGGTGCAAGCAACATCATCCCGGGTCTGGAAAAGGCCCTGGAAGGCAAGCAGGCCGGTGACGAACTGAATGTCGCCGTCGAGCCCGAAGATGCCTACGGCGAGTACATGGCCGAGTTGGTCAGCACCCTGAACCGCAGCATGTTCGAGGGCGTCGACCAACTGGAAGTCGGCATGCAGTTCCACGCCTCGGCGCCGGATGGCCAGATGCAGATCGTCACCATTCGTGACCTGGACGGCGACGACGTGACCGTCGACGGCAATCACCCGCTGGCCGGCCAGCGCCTGAACTTCAAGGTCAAGGTCGTCGACGTTCGCGACGCCACCGAAGAAGAGATCGCTCATCGCCACATCCATGGCGAAGGTGGTCACCAGCACTGA
- a CDS encoding glutathione peroxidase: MSAFHDLTLQTLDGAPLPLAPFKDRVTLVVNVASKCGLTPQYSALEALYQRYKDRGLTVLGLPCNQFAGQEPGTEQEIQQFCSVTYGVTFPMAAKLEVNGPHRHPLYRLLAGEGAEFPGDITWNFEKFLVGKDGRVLARFAPRTSPDDPAVVQAIEKALA; this comes from the coding sequence ATGAGTGCGTTTCACGACCTCACCCTGCAGACCCTGGACGGCGCGCCGTTGCCCCTGGCGCCGTTCAAGGACAGGGTGACGCTGGTGGTCAACGTCGCTTCCAAGTGTGGGCTGACGCCCCAATACTCGGCGCTGGAAGCGCTCTATCAGCGCTACAAGGACCGCGGCCTGACGGTGCTGGGCCTGCCGTGCAACCAGTTCGCTGGCCAGGAGCCTGGAACCGAGCAGGAGATCCAGCAGTTCTGCAGTGTCACGTACGGGGTGACATTCCCCATGGCGGCCAAGCTCGAGGTCAACGGGCCTCACCGTCACCCGTTGTACCGTCTGCTGGCCGGGGAGGGCGCCGAATTCCCGGGTGACATCACTTGGAATTTCGAGAAGTTCCTGGTCGGCAAGGATGGGCGCGTGCTGGCACGCTTCGCACCTCGTACGTCGCCTGACGATCCGGCGGTGGTCCAGGCCATCGAGAAAGCCTTGGCCTGA
- a CDS encoding chemotaxis protein — protein sequence MFHNKLKKELQRLREDLLSVSQIKTSLDNEMLVLQLDPQGRIESVNGNFERDMHYRAEQLVGRPLEDIVPPHVKTLEFHQRMSRAIRNGEHYHGAFRLLRGDGEEAWLRSILQPVLDASGRIRCFTIHSSDLTRTIKTSREHESLIKALQRSTAVIEFNLDGEVLTANERFLEATGYTLEQIRGKHHRIFCEPEQARSSDYQAFWEKLRRGEYIADRFERVDSRGRTIWLEASYNPIFDAHDVLYKVVKFATVITDQVNQEQAVSRAADIAHSTSVQTDASARKASEVVSQSMGVMRELEACMQQAAESIEALDKQSRVIGAIIKTISDIAGQTNLLALNAAIEAARAGEQGRGFAVVADEVRQLASRTSGATEEIAQVVKQNEQLAQAAVAIIDASKRQAEQSLALAGQTDAVIAEIQDGARQVVGAVGQFAHQLGR from the coding sequence ATGTTCCACAACAAACTGAAGAAAGAACTCCAGCGCCTGCGCGAAGACCTGCTGTCGGTCTCGCAGATCAAGACGAGTCTCGACAACGAGATGCTGGTGCTTCAGCTCGATCCACAGGGACGCATCGAGTCGGTCAACGGCAATTTCGAACGGGACATGCATTACCGCGCCGAGCAGCTGGTGGGACGGCCGCTCGAGGACATCGTGCCGCCCCACGTGAAGACGTTGGAATTCCACCAGCGCATGAGCCGTGCCATCCGCAATGGCGAGCATTACCACGGGGCGTTCAGGCTGTTGCGTGGCGACGGTGAAGAGGCCTGGCTGCGCTCGATCCTGCAACCGGTGCTGGATGCTTCAGGCCGTATCAGGTGCTTCACCATCCACTCCAGCGACCTGACCCGTACCATCAAGACGTCGCGCGAGCATGAAAGCCTGATCAAGGCCCTGCAACGCTCCACGGCGGTGATCGAGTTCAACCTCGACGGCGAAGTGCTGACCGCCAACGAGCGCTTCCTGGAGGCGACCGGCTACACGTTGGAGCAGATCCGCGGCAAGCATCATCGCATCTTCTGCGAACCCGAACAGGCACGCTCGAGCGATTACCAGGCCTTCTGGGAAAAGCTGCGACGCGGTGAATACATTGCCGATCGCTTTGAGCGCGTCGATTCACGGGGCCGTACCATCTGGCTGGAGGCTTCGTACAACCCGATCTTCGATGCCCACGACGTGCTCTACAAAGTGGTCAAGTTCGCCACGGTGATCACCGACCAGGTCAATCAGGAGCAGGCGGTGTCCAGGGCTGCGGACATCGCCCATTCGACCTCGGTGCAGACCGACGCCAGCGCCCGCAAGGCCAGCGAAGTGGTCAGCCAGTCGATGGGGGTGATGCGCGAGCTGGAGGCCTGCATGCAGCAGGCCGCCGAGAGCATCGAGGCGCTGGACAAGCAGTCGCGGGTGATCGGCGCGATCATCAAGACCATCAGCGACATCGCCGGGCAGACCAACCTGCTGGCACTCAATGCGGCCATCGAGGCCGCCCGGGCGGGCGAGCAGGGGCGGGGGTTCGCCGTGGTCGCCGACGAAGTGCGCCAATTGGCCTCGCGTACCAGTGGCGCGACCGAGGAAATCGCCCAGGTGGTGAAGCAGAACGAGCAACTCGCTCAGGCGGCGGTGGCGATCATCGACGCCAGCAAACGCCAGGCCGAGCAGAGCCTGGCGCTGGCAGGGCAGACCGATGCGGTGATCGCCGAGATTCAGGATGGCGCGCGCCAGGTGGTCGGCGCGGTAGGCCAGTTCGCCCATCAACTGGGTCGATGA
- a CDS encoding sulfate transporter CysZ: MPVPVLSGPQYLREGLRLVLSPGLRLFVLLPLLTNLLLFGALVYFAWHQFGLWVDTLMPNLPDWLGFLSYIIWPLFVVLVALMVFFTFTLVANIIAAPFNGFLAEKVEVVVSGQDPFPAFSWGELVAMVPRTFGREMRKLGYFLPRALGLFVLSLIPVVNVIAAPLWLLFGVWMMAIQYIDYPADNHKMSWQDMLAWLRSKRWQSLGFGGITYLALLIPLVNILMMPAAVAGATVFWVREKGDTRVAGMPDHRA; this comes from the coding sequence ATGCCCGTTCCCGTTCTGTCCGGCCCTCAGTACCTGCGCGAAGGGCTCAGGCTGGTGTTGAGCCCTGGCCTGCGCCTGTTCGTGCTGCTGCCGCTGTTGACCAACCTGCTGCTGTTCGGCGCCCTGGTGTACTTCGCCTGGCATCAGTTCGGGCTGTGGGTCGATACCCTGATGCCGAACCTGCCGGACTGGCTGGGCTTTCTGAGCTACATCATCTGGCCGTTGTTCGTGGTGCTGGTGGCATTGATGGTGTTCTTCACCTTCACCCTGGTCGCCAACATCATTGCGGCCCCGTTCAATGGCTTCCTGGCGGAAAAGGTCGAGGTGGTCGTGAGCGGCCAGGACCCTTTCCCGGCGTTCAGCTGGGGCGAACTGGTCGCCATGGTCCCGCGCACCTTCGGCCGTGAAATGCGCAAGCTGGGCTACTTCCTGCCGCGGGCCCTGGGCCTGTTCGTGCTGTCGCTGATCCCGGTGGTGAACGTGATCGCCGCGCCGCTCTGGCTGTTGTTCGGGGTGTGGATGATGGCCATCCAGTACATCGACTACCCGGCCGACAACCACAAGATGAGCTGGCAGGACATGCTCGCCTGGCTGCGCAGCAAGCGCTGGCAGAGCCTGGGTTTCGGTGGCATCACCTACCTGGCGCTATTGATTCCGCTGGTGAACATCCTGATGATGCCGGCGGCGGTAGCGGGGGCGACGGTGTTCTGGGTGCGGGAAAAAGGTGATACCCGCGTTGCAGGCATGCCCGATCATCGGGCCTGA
- a CDS encoding alkyl hydroperoxide reductase, which yields MSILVNKQAPDFDAAAVLGDGSIVDSFKLSSLRGKYVVLFFWPLDFTFVCPSEIIAHNNRMDKFRELGVEVVGVSIDSQFTHHAWRSTPVEKGGIGAVEFTMVADVKHEITRAYGIEHEAGVALRASFLIDQQGVVQHQVVNNLPLGREVDEMVRLVEALQFTEAHGEVCPAGWRKGQKGMKADAQGVADYLAENATNL from the coding sequence ATGAGCATTCTGGTCAACAAGCAGGCCCCGGATTTCGACGCAGCCGCCGTTCTGGGCGATGGCTCGATCGTCGACAGCTTCAAACTGTCCTCGCTGCGCGGCAAGTACGTCGTGCTGTTCTTCTGGCCGCTGGACTTCACCTTCGTCTGCCCATCGGAAATCATCGCCCACAACAACCGCATGGATAAATTCCGCGAGCTGGGCGTCGAGGTGGTCGGTGTATCGATCGACTCGCAGTTCACCCACCACGCCTGGCGCAGCACGCCGGTGGAGAAGGGCGGCATCGGCGCGGTCGAGTTCACCATGGTCGCCGACGTCAAGCACGAGATCACCCGTGCCTACGGCATCGAGCATGAAGCAGGTGTCGCGCTGCGTGCCTCGTTCCTGATCGACCAGCAAGGCGTGGTACAGCACCAGGTGGTCAACAACCTGCCCCTGGGTCGTGAAGTCGACGAGATGGTCCGCCTGGTCGAGGCGCTGCAGTTCACCGAGGCCCATGGCGAAGTCTGCCCGGCCGGCTGGCGCAAGGGCCAGAAAGGCATGAAGGCCGACGCCCAGGGCGTTGCCGACTACCTGGCCGAGAACGCCACCAACCTGTAA
- a CDS encoding thioredoxin reductase (catalyzes the transfer of electrons from NADPH to thioredoxin; FAD/NAD(P) binding), producing the protein MSESRHSRVIILGSGPAGYSAAVYAARANLKPLMITGMQAGGQLTTTTEVDNWPGDPHGLTGPALMQRMQEHAERFETEIVFDHINAVDLANKPFTLTGDSATYTCDALIVATGASARYLGLPSEEAFMGKGVSACATCDGFFYRNKPVAVVGGGNTAVEEALYLANIASKVTLIHRRDTFRAEKILIDKLHARVAEGKIELKLNANLDEVLGDNMGVTGARLKNNDGSSDEIKVDGVFIAIGHTPNTSLFEGQLTLKDGYLVVSGSREGNATATNVEGVFAAGDVADHVYRQAITSAGAGCMAALDVERYLDGLQNASF; encoded by the coding sequence ATGTCCGAATCACGTCACTCGCGCGTCATCATTCTCGGCTCGGGCCCTGCCGGCTACAGCGCTGCCGTTTATGCCGCACGTGCCAACCTCAAGCCCTTGATGATCACCGGGATGCAGGCAGGCGGTCAGCTGACCACCACCACCGAAGTCGACAACTGGCCTGGTGACCCCCATGGCCTGACCGGCCCGGCGCTGATGCAGCGCATGCAGGAACACGCCGAGCGTTTTGAGACCGAAATCGTCTTCGACCACATCAATGCCGTGGACCTGGCCAACAAGCCGTTCACCCTGACCGGCGACAGCGCGACCTACACCTGCGACGCACTGATCGTCGCCACCGGTGCCAGTGCCCGCTACCTGGGTCTGCCGTCGGAAGAGGCGTTCATGGGCAAGGGCGTGTCGGCCTGCGCGACCTGCGACGGGTTCTTCTACCGCAACAAGCCGGTGGCCGTGGTCGGGGGTGGCAACACCGCCGTGGAAGAGGCACTGTACCTGGCCAACATCGCCAGCAAGGTGACCCTGATCCACCGTCGCGATACCTTCCGCGCCGAGAAGATCCTGATCGACAAGCTGCACGCACGTGTGGCCGAGGGCAAGATCGAGCTCAAGCTCAACGCGAACCTGGACGAAGTGCTGGGCGACAACATGGGCGTGACCGGCGCGCGGTTGAAGAACAACGACGGCAGCAGCGATGAGATCAAGGTCGATGGCGTCTTCATCGCCATCGGTCACACGCCGAACACCTCGCTGTTCGAAGGTCAGCTGACCCTCAAGGACGGCTACTTGGTGGTCAGCGGCAGCCGTGAAGGCAACGCGACCGCCACCAACGTCGAAGGCGTGTTCGCCGCAGGCGACGTGGCCGACCACGTCTACCGCCAGGCGATCACCTCGGCCGGTGCCGGCTGCATGGCCGCTCTGGACGTGGAACGCTACCTGGACGGCTTGCAGAACGCGTCGTTCTGA
- a CDS encoding nicotinate-nucleotide pyrophosphorylase, whose translation MPNLSLADLSAEIDANVRRALLEDVGSGDITAQLIPAERLAKATVITREACVISGTAWVDAVFRQLDPRVAVHWHVVDGQRATADQTLFHLEGPARSLLTGERSALNFLQLLSGVATHVRHYVDLVADTSVRLLDTRKTLPGLRLAQKYAVTCGGGHNHRIGLFDAFLIKENHIAASGGIAQAVAAAHRIAPGKPVEVEVESLDELSQALDAGADIIMLDELSLDDMREAVRRTAGKAKLEASGGVNETTLRNIALTGVDFVSIGAMTKDVKAVDLSMRLSL comes from the coding sequence ATGCCGAACCTAAGCCTTGCCGACCTTTCTGCCGAAATCGACGCCAACGTCCGCCGCGCCCTGCTCGAAGACGTTGGCAGCGGCGACATCACCGCCCAGCTCATCCCGGCCGAGCGTCTGGCCAAGGCCACGGTCATCACCCGCGAGGCCTGCGTGATCAGCGGCACGGCCTGGGTCGATGCGGTCTTCCGTCAGCTCGACCCGCGCGTCGCGGTGCATTGGCACGTCGTCGACGGTCAGCGGGCAACGGCCGATCAGACGTTGTTTCACCTCGAGGGGCCAGCCCGGTCGCTGCTCACCGGCGAGCGCTCGGCGCTGAACTTCCTGCAGTTGCTGTCGGGCGTCGCGACGCACGTCCGGCACTACGTGGACCTGGTGGCCGATACCTCGGTACGCCTGCTCGATACCCGCAAGACCCTGCCCGGCCTGCGCCTGGCGCAGAAATACGCGGTCACCTGCGGCGGCGGGCACAACCATCGCATCGGTCTGTTCGATGCTTTCCTGATCAAGGAAAACCACATTGCTGCCAGTGGCGGTATCGCGCAGGCAGTGGCCGCCGCGCACCGCATTGCGCCCGGTAAACCCGTGGAGGTCGAAGTCGAGAGCCTGGATGAGCTGAGCCAGGCCCTGGACGCGGGAGCCGACATCATCATGCTCGACGAGCTGAGCCTGGACGACATGCGGGAAGCCGTGCGTCGGACGGCGGGCAAGGCCAAGCTCGAGGCCAGTGGCGGGGTCAACGAAACGACCCTGCGGAACATCGCCCTGACCGGCGTCGATTTCGTCTCGATCGGGGCCATGACCAAGGACGTCAAGGCCGTCGACCTGTCGATGCGCCTGAGCCTCTGA